One region of Kangiella marina genomic DNA includes:
- a CDS encoding helix-turn-helix transcriptional regulator produces MSEIIDQLKQLMNNFGETDYSMQRKSNISQSTIYRILERKTTDPGVHKIDTLARALGFRLTLVPINETTNQIDYSSEVDTLKRIITLVESLANARGIELTPEEKAEMILSNYRANSSKEELGMRIVNLK; encoded by the coding sequence ATGAGTGAAATAATTGATCAACTAAAGCAACTGATGAATAATTTTGGTGAAACTGATTATTCAATGCAGCGCAAGTCAAATATAAGCCAATCCACTATTTACCGGATCCTTGAACGAAAGACCACAGATCCTGGCGTTCACAAAATTGATACACTAGCTCGAGCTCTTGGTTTCAGACTCACACTGGTACCCATCAATGAGACCACGAACCAAATAGACTACTCTTCTGAAGTTGATACACTAAAGCGTATAATCACTCTGGTAGAGTCGTTAGCAAATGCTAGAGGCATTGAACTGACTCCTGAAGAAAAAGCTGAGATGATATTGTCTAATTACAGGGCCAACAGCTCCAAAGAAGAGCTTGGAATGCGTATTGTAAATTTGAAATAG
- the rfaH gene encoding transcription/translation regulatory transformer protein RfaH: MSDKDKSEATAWYLVHCKPRQELRAEENLENQSINSFLPLMSIDKVVRGKRQMVEEVMFPGYLFVELPLSGELWAKIRSTRGIRDFVRFGGKPARISLELLEQLKVLETNLVTNTDVGTPKEGDRVRILRGPFKDLEGVFQMADGERRSIVLLNILGKESKLELLNKDIEKT; the protein is encoded by the coding sequence ATGAGTGACAAAGACAAAAGTGAAGCTACAGCTTGGTACTTAGTGCACTGTAAGCCTCGTCAGGAGCTAAGAGCTGAAGAAAACCTTGAAAATCAATCGATTAACAGCTTTTTACCGTTAATGTCTATAGATAAAGTGGTTCGAGGAAAAAGGCAGATGGTTGAAGAAGTGATGTTTCCGGGCTATTTGTTCGTCGAGCTTCCACTTAGTGGTGAGTTATGGGCCAAAATACGCTCAACCAGAGGTATTCGAGATTTCGTTCGTTTTGGGGGGAAACCTGCTCGAATTTCGCTAGAACTGCTAGAGCAGTTGAAAGTGCTTGAAACTAATCTTGTCACAAACACTGACGTGGGTACGCCTAAAGAAGGTGATCGAGTAAGAATTTTAAGAGGCCCTTTCAAAGATTTAGAAGGTGTGTTTCAGATGGCCGATGGTGAGCGTCGATCAATAGTCTTACTCAATATCTTAGGAAAAGAAAGTAAGCTTGAGCTTTTAAATAAAGACATTGAGAAAACCTAA
- the uvrB gene encoding excinuclease ABC subunit UvrB, which produces MNQIFDMKSQFQPAGDQPKAIERLLEGLDDGLSHQTLLGVTGSGKTYTMANVIAQSGRPAIIMAHNKTLAAQLYGEMKEFFPNNAVEYFVSYYDYYQPEAYVPASDTFIEKDASINEHIEQMRLSATRALLERRDAIIVASVSAIYGLGDPKAFHSMVMHLKVGDAIDQRYILRRLAELQYTRNDMELQRATYRVRGDLIDIYPAESDKNAIRIELFDDEVETIQTFDPLTGEVLKNLTRATIFPKSHYVTSRQTILDAIEQIKEELKERLAQLYDMNKLVEAQRLEQRVKFDIEMMQELGYCSGIENYSRYLSGAQPGEPPPCLLDYLPPDALMIIDESHVTVSQIGAMYKGDRSRKETLVEFGFRLPSALDNRPLKFDEFERIVPQTIFISATPGNYEAEHSGQVVEQVVRPTGLVDPDIEVRPVGTQVDDLLSEINKRVAVNERVLVTTLTKKMSEDLTDYLAEHGTRVRYLHSDIDTVERMEIIRDLRLGEFDVLVGINLLREGLDMPEVSLVAILDADKEGFLRSERSLIQTIGRAARNLNGKAILYGDRITGSMKRAIDETERRRAIQLAFNKEHGITPQGIKKKINDVMDTGGSGRGKKRVAEKKGAYDVRSLADSVEMIEKLEKEMLEKAKNLEFEKAAEIRDRIEKIRERSIA; this is translated from the coding sequence ATGAACCAAATTTTTGACATGAAGTCTCAGTTTCAGCCTGCTGGAGATCAGCCGAAAGCAATTGAACGCTTGCTTGAAGGGTTGGATGATGGTTTGTCACATCAAACACTTCTGGGTGTGACGGGGTCAGGGAAAACTTACACCATGGCGAACGTTATCGCCCAAAGTGGACGTCCGGCTATTATTATGGCCCACAATAAAACGTTGGCTGCGCAATTATACGGTGAGATGAAGGAATTCTTTCCTAATAATGCGGTGGAGTATTTCGTGTCTTACTACGACTATTATCAACCAGAAGCTTATGTACCAGCCTCGGATACGTTTATTGAGAAAGATGCGTCGATTAATGAGCACATTGAGCAGATGCGCTTGTCAGCGACTAGAGCGCTGCTCGAACGCCGTGATGCCATCATTGTAGCGTCGGTATCGGCAATATATGGCTTGGGTGATCCTAAGGCTTTCCACAGCATGGTGATGCATCTTAAAGTCGGAGATGCGATCGACCAGCGTTACATTTTAAGACGTTTAGCGGAGCTGCAGTATACGCGTAATGATATGGAGTTACAGCGTGCGACTTACCGTGTACGAGGCGACTTGATTGATATTTATCCCGCTGAGTCCGACAAGAACGCCATACGGATTGAGCTGTTTGATGACGAAGTAGAAACGATTCAAACATTTGACCCTTTGACGGGGGAAGTTCTAAAAAACCTTACCCGAGCAACTATTTTTCCTAAAAGCCACTATGTTACCTCTCGCCAGACTATCTTGGACGCGATTGAGCAAATTAAAGAAGAGTTGAAAGAGCGTCTTGCGCAGTTATATGACATGAATAAGTTGGTTGAGGCTCAACGCCTTGAGCAACGCGTTAAATTCGATATTGAGATGATGCAGGAGCTGGGGTATTGCTCAGGGATTGAAAACTATTCACGGTATTTATCAGGCGCTCAACCGGGTGAGCCGCCGCCGTGCTTGCTGGATTATTTGCCGCCAGATGCCTTGATGATCATTGATGAGTCACATGTGACGGTTTCTCAAATCGGAGCTATGTACAAAGGTGACCGCTCACGTAAAGAAACCTTGGTAGAGTTTGGTTTTCGGCTTCCTTCAGCGCTAGATAACCGACCACTCAAGTTCGATGAGTTTGAGCGAATTGTGCCACAAACAATTTTCATTTCTGCGACACCAGGAAATTATGAAGCAGAGCACTCAGGACAAGTAGTCGAGCAAGTGGTTCGTCCTACGGGTTTAGTTGACCCTGATATCGAGGTTCGTCCAGTTGGGACACAAGTGGATGATTTACTCTCAGAAATCAATAAGCGTGTTGCTGTGAATGAGAGGGTGTTGGTGACTACCTTGACCAAGAAAATGTCTGAAGATCTGACGGACTACCTTGCCGAGCATGGTACACGAGTCCGTTACCTGCATTCGGATATCGATACCGTTGAAAGAATGGAAATTATTCGAGACTTGAGGCTGGGTGAATTTGATGTTTTGGTCGGTATTAACTTGCTTCGAGAGGGGCTAGACATGCCGGAAGTATCTCTAGTGGCAATTTTGGACGCGGATAAAGAAGGCTTTTTGCGTTCCGAACGCTCCCTGATCCAAACCATAGGACGAGCTGCTCGAAATCTGAATGGCAAAGCAATTCTTTACGGCGACCGCATTACTGGCTCGATGAAGCGCGCCATTGATGAAACCGAGCGTCGTCGTGCAATCCAGTTAGCCTTTAACAAAGAGCACGGCATCACGCCACAAGGAATTAAGAAGAAAATTAACGACGTTATGGATACCGGTGGCTCAGGAAGAGGCAAGAAACGAGTAGCTGAGAAAAAAGGTGCTTACGACGTTCGAAGCCTGGCCGATAGTGTTGAAATGATAGAAAAACTAGAGAAAGAGATGCTTGAGAAAGCTAAAAACCTTGAGTTTGAGAAAGCAGCTGAAATTCGAGACAGAATTGAGAAAATTCGAGAGCGAAGTATTGCGTAG
- a CDS encoding ABC transporter substrate-binding protein — protein sequence MKRLTSLLLFIFLAFFSASVLANSGVVDFFDKKVNKINSFLTNNHQKARQNPEKIIQFVDSELLEVWSARNTMRALLGPSRWKQLSQDEVLELTRAYEQTIRRYLFELLDQYDQQVATVKDVRLNDRGNKGWLRVNIESPSLPTLPVDLKIYNENEQWTIYDFSFQGISFVNMKRSLFRSTFDSKGAAGVVRSLNEKNQEFNQTVATIGNE from the coding sequence ATGAAACGATTGACGAGCTTGTTGCTTTTTATATTTCTAGCCTTCTTTAGTGCATCAGTGTTAGCCAACTCTGGTGTGGTTGATTTTTTTGATAAAAAAGTTAATAAAATCAATAGCTTCCTTACCAATAATCATCAAAAAGCTCGTCAGAATCCTGAAAAAATAATTCAATTTGTGGACAGTGAACTGTTAGAGGTGTGGTCGGCTAGAAATACCATGCGTGCTTTGCTCGGTCCATCACGCTGGAAGCAGCTATCACAGGATGAGGTTCTTGAGCTCACTCGCGCTTATGAGCAGACCATTAGGCGCTACTTATTTGAACTACTAGATCAATACGATCAGCAAGTAGCGACGGTAAAGGACGTTCGGTTGAATGACCGAGGCAATAAAGGCTGGTTGCGAGTTAATATCGAAAGCCCTTCTTTGCCAACATTACCCGTAGACCTGAAGATCTACAATGAAAATGAACAATGGACGATCTATGACTTTAGTTTTCAAGGGATTAGCTTTGTTAACATGAAGCGAAGCTTGTTCAGAAGCACTTTTGACTCGAAAGGCGCTGCTGGTGTCGTTCGGTCCTTAAATGAAAAGAATCAAGAATTCAATCAAACAGTAGCGACAATCGGTAATGAGTGA
- a CDS encoding capsule assembly Wzi family protein: MKFLASILLVSSFLLGASGARAEPWLDTRDAWLRADVEALSAHGVINTPITTWPLPWARVVKEIDNANLDDVPDVLMPALMRLKRKARIETSKESRTEFTLRGGNEGKVLRHFGDSRREKAEVSSRTTGMTKSFAWNIEATRAFEPHDGEDQRLDNSYVAAIWGNWIFSAGAQERWYGPGWDSSLILSNNARPVPALSIQRNYADPFESDWLSWIGPWSVTAFAGQLEDRRFVPHAKLLGMSVTFKPFDSLEIGLRRTAQWGGEGRPESLSSLIDLAIGRTNCDEIEDGCDDRLNSSEAGNQLAGVDFNWRLPTKKNYGSVYGQLVGEDEAGYAPSRKFYQLGYKNSFSYGDSLITSYIEYADTENEYAKNVTYEHSIYQTGYRTEGRSIGSTYDADTESITIGLLASTKGGQRYKVSVSSVDMNKDGTGDNHTISSNQTSFYKAEISFEKPLSQGLLSLNMTYQDKAFEGLLGAEDKLNVGLSWKKEL, translated from the coding sequence ATGAAATTTTTAGCTTCTATATTATTAGTCAGCTCTTTTCTTTTGGGAGCTAGTGGGGCAAGAGCCGAGCCTTGGCTGGATACCAGAGATGCTTGGCTGAGGGCTGATGTCGAAGCTTTATCTGCTCATGGTGTTATCAATACCCCAATAACAACTTGGCCCCTACCTTGGGCTAGGGTGGTTAAGGAAATAGACAATGCAAACTTAGACGACGTGCCTGATGTACTAATGCCAGCTTTGATGAGATTAAAAAGAAAAGCTCGAATAGAGACCTCGAAGGAATCACGTACAGAGTTTACCTTACGTGGCGGAAATGAAGGCAAGGTGCTACGCCACTTTGGTGACTCTAGAAGGGAAAAGGCGGAGGTTAGCTCACGTACAACCGGCATGACTAAAAGTTTTGCATGGAATATTGAAGCAACAAGAGCTTTTGAACCTCATGATGGTGAAGATCAGCGTTTGGACAACAGTTATGTCGCGGCAATTTGGGGCAATTGGATTTTTTCTGCGGGTGCTCAGGAGCGCTGGTACGGCCCCGGTTGGGATAGCTCGTTAATTTTAAGTAATAATGCTCGCCCCGTTCCAGCTTTGTCTATTCAACGTAACTATGCAGACCCCTTTGAAAGTGACTGGCTTTCATGGATTGGACCTTGGTCTGTTACTGCTTTTGCAGGGCAGTTAGAAGATAGGCGTTTTGTTCCTCACGCTAAGCTGCTAGGTATGTCGGTCACATTTAAACCATTTGACTCGTTAGAAATAGGGTTAAGGCGGACAGCGCAATGGGGTGGAGAAGGAAGACCAGAGTCTTTATCGAGCTTAATAGATTTAGCAATTGGACGAACAAACTGTGATGAAATTGAAGATGGTTGTGATGACCGACTGAACTCAAGTGAAGCAGGAAATCAGTTGGCGGGAGTTGATTTTAATTGGAGACTTCCTACAAAAAAAAACTATGGCTCAGTTTACGGCCAGTTAGTTGGAGAAGATGAAGCGGGTTATGCGCCCTCAAGAAAATTTTACCAATTAGGGTATAAAAATAGTTTTAGTTACGGTGATAGCTTAATAACTAGTTATATTGAGTATGCAGACACCGAAAATGAATACGCTAAAAACGTAACATATGAACATTCAATATATCAAACGGGTTATAGAACCGAAGGACGAAGTATTGGTTCGACTTACGATGCAGATACCGAAAGTATTACTATAGGTCTGCTTGCCTCAACAAAAGGCGGGCAACGCTATAAAGTATCAGTATCTAGTGTTGATATGAATAAAGATGGTACTGGAGATAATCACACTATTTCTAGCAACCAAACTAGCTTCTATAAAGCCGAAATTAGTTTCGAAAAACCGTTAAGCCAAGGTCTATTGTCATTAAATATGACCTATCAAGACAAGGCTTTTGAAGGCTTATTAGGAGCAGAAGATAAACTTAATGTAGGTTTATCATGGAAAAAGGAACTATAA
- the cysQ gene encoding 3'(2'),5'-bisphosphate nucleotidase CysQ, whose translation MNLELINKDFVSKINDIAIDAGRKVMSIYERDFDIQEKSDNSPLTEADLASHHCIVESLSTITPNIPILSEESADIDWAERSQWHDYWLIDPLDGTKEFIKKNGEFTINIALISGGEPIFGVVYAPVLDELYFGGESIGAWKRAATSTTSISVSESTATPVTVVGSRSHQSEDMKTYLERFDDYELVPMGSSLKICLVAEGKADIYPRLGPTSEWDTAAAHAVLKAAGGRCILYDTERELTYNSKESLLNPYFIAQGPKL comes from the coding sequence ATGAACTTAGAATTAATAAACAAAGACTTTGTTTCAAAAATCAATGATATAGCCATTGATGCAGGCCGAAAGGTCATGTCTATTTACGAGAGAGACTTTGATATTCAAGAAAAGTCTGATAACTCGCCTCTAACAGAAGCTGATTTAGCTTCGCATCATTGTATTGTCGAATCACTTTCTACGATAACTCCCAATATACCCATCCTTTCTGAGGAGTCGGCTGATATTGACTGGGCTGAACGCTCACAATGGCATGACTATTGGCTTATCGATCCGTTAGATGGAACCAAAGAATTCATCAAAAAGAATGGTGAGTTTACGATTAATATCGCTTTAATTTCAGGTGGAGAACCTATATTTGGTGTCGTATATGCCCCGGTTTTAGATGAGTTATATTTTGGTGGAGAAAGTATCGGTGCCTGGAAAAGAGCAGCCACTAGCACGACATCTATTTCAGTATCCGAGTCTACCGCTACTCCTGTGACTGTGGTTGGTAGCCGCTCGCATCAGTCAGAAGACATGAAGACGTACCTCGAAAGATTTGATGATTACGAGTTGGTACCCATGGGGAGCTCGTTAAAAATTTGTCTTGTGGCTGAAGGAAAAGCAGATATTTACCCAAGACTCGGTCCTACTTCAGAGTGGGATACTGCAGCAGCTCATGCAGTGTTAAAAGCTGCAGGTGGTCGCTGTATTCTGTATGATACTGAGCGAGAATTAACCTATAACTCAAAAGAATCATTATTAAACCCTTATTTCATAGCGCAAGGCCCGAAATTATGA
- a CDS encoding pyridoxal phosphate-dependent aminotransferase: MTIELSKRVQLIKPSPTLAVAAKAKELKAQGRDIVGLGTGEPDFDTPDHIKQAAIQAINDGATKYTAVDGTPELKQAVINKFQRDNGLNYEPNQILVSSGGKQSFYNLCQALLNPGDEVIIPAPYWVSYPDMALLAEAQPVIIETDIEQHLKITPEQLKNAISERTRLFVINSPSNPTGVAYSKDELKALGEVLKDYPNIIIATDDMYEHILWEEGSFTNILNACPELFDRTIVLNGVSKAYSMTGWRIGYAGGPANLIAAMKKIQSQSTSNPAAPSQAAATEALNGDQSCIKPMLDAFKKRHDYLLKELNAIEGITCLPSDGTFYAFPNVQGLIDKHGCDSDLDLAELLIEKVDLALVPGSAFGAPGHMRLSYAASMETLEKAIERLKKVAN; this comes from the coding sequence GTGACAATCGAACTATCCAAAAGAGTACAGCTGATCAAGCCATCGCCAACACTGGCGGTTGCAGCGAAAGCAAAAGAACTAAAAGCCCAAGGCCGTGATATTGTCGGCTTAGGAACCGGTGAACCGGACTTTGATACACCCGACCATATCAAGCAAGCGGCGATTCAAGCCATCAATGATGGCGCGACTAAATATACTGCCGTAGACGGCACCCCAGAGCTTAAGCAAGCAGTGATCAATAAGTTCCAGCGGGACAATGGTCTTAACTATGAGCCTAACCAAATATTGGTCTCATCCGGTGGCAAGCAAAGTTTTTATAACTTGTGCCAAGCGCTATTAAATCCAGGCGATGAAGTGATCATCCCGGCACCTTACTGGGTATCCTACCCAGATATGGCACTCTTAGCAGAGGCGCAGCCTGTTATCATCGAAACCGATATTGAGCAGCACCTGAAAATCACGCCAGAACAGCTCAAAAATGCTATTTCAGAGCGCACTCGCCTTTTTGTCATTAACAGTCCAAGCAACCCAACCGGCGTTGCTTACTCTAAAGACGAACTGAAGGCCCTCGGTGAGGTTCTGAAAGACTACCCGAATATCATTATCGCCACCGATGACATGTACGAACATATCTTGTGGGAAGAAGGCTCGTTTACCAACATATTGAATGCTTGCCCAGAGCTTTTTGATCGCACCATTGTTCTCAATGGCGTCTCAAAAGCATATTCAATGACAGGTTGGCGTATCGGTTATGCTGGCGGCCCTGCAAACCTGATTGCAGCCATGAAAAAAATACAGTCGCAAAGCACATCAAACCCTGCAGCACCGAGCCAAGCAGCCGCAACCGAAGCACTAAACGGTGATCAAAGTTGCATTAAACCCATGCTAGACGCATTTAAAAAGCGTCATGATTATTTGCTTAAAGAATTGAATGCTATCGAAGGTATTACTTGTTTACCAAGCGACGGTACATTTTACGCCTTCCCTAATGTTCAAGGGCTAATCGATAAGCATGGCTGTGACTCTGACTTGGATTTAGCAGAGCTTCTAATTGAGAAAGTTGATTTGGCTTTAGTACCAGGCTCAGCGTTCGGAGCACCAGGTCATATGCGGCTATCTTATGCAGCCAGTATGGAAACTCTTGAAAAAGCGATAGAAAGGCTCAAAAAAGTAGCAAATTAA
- a CDS encoding ComEA family DNA-binding protein — MKFFASLAIVISCFLTQTVTAQDKVDRPSKPNQTQQTLSKVNINTASSSQLAATLKGVGLKKAQAIIDYRNKFGPFKSVDELTAVKGIGSKTLQKNRAKISI, encoded by the coding sequence ATGAAATTTTTCGCATCTCTTGCGATAGTCATCAGCTGTTTTTTAACTCAAACTGTTACAGCACAAGATAAAGTCGATCGTCCCTCTAAGCCCAACCAAACTCAACAAACATTGTCTAAAGTTAACATCAATACTGCATCAAGTAGCCAGCTAGCTGCGACCTTGAAAGGTGTTGGCTTAAAAAAGGCTCAGGCGATAATTGATTACCGTAACAAATTTGGACCTTTCAAGTCGGTCGATGAGCTGACTGCCGTGAAAGGAATTGGTAGTAAGACGCTACAAAAGAATAGAGCAAAAATTTCTATTTAG
- the rrtA gene encoding rhombosortase produces the protein MSRTLQKYAIPLILSHICIILIFASPKLNLWLAYDRLAVNDGEFWRFLTPNFVHLGLWHTLLNLAGLWFTMLLFINLIKNSDWLIWFALLFIGNIVGLHLWVPSLEHYVGMSGALYGLIAAAAVGELRLGVKLSGLLLVIVGLKIFLPQLLGSETEYNEWLGGNVIEEAHIIGFIQGLILGLSWPKHRLRKPKDAKAKI, from the coding sequence ATGTCACGAACTTTACAGAAATATGCTATCCCTTTGATATTAAGTCATATTTGCATTATTCTCATATTTGCATCCCCCAAGCTAAACTTATGGCTGGCTTATGACCGGCTAGCTGTCAATGATGGCGAGTTTTGGCGCTTTCTGACCCCCAATTTTGTCCATTTGGGCTTATGGCACACCCTGCTCAACTTAGCTGGCCTCTGGTTCACTATGCTTCTGTTCATTAACCTTATAAAAAACTCGGACTGGCTCATCTGGTTCGCATTACTTTTTATTGGCAATATTGTGGGACTGCATCTCTGGGTGCCTTCTTTAGAGCATTATGTTGGTATGTCTGGGGCACTTTATGGACTTATTGCAGCCGCAGCGGTAGGCGAACTAAGGCTAGGCGTTAAACTTAGCGGTCTATTGTTGGTGATAGTTGGTTTGAAAATCTTTTTGCCGCAGCTATTGGGCTCAGAAACAGAATACAACGAATGGCTAGGCGGTAATGTGATTGAGGAGGCTCACATTATTGGGTTTATTCAGGGGTTGATTTTAGGCTTATCCTGGCCAAAACATCGTTTGCGTAAACCCAAGGATGCAAAGGCCAAGATCTAA
- a CDS encoding SLBB domain-containing protein, with protein MMKNTLGLVIGAFSLFSLNISAANEMSQAKQLCENATEQQRQMARAAGYDVDSMCASLKQQGSASSSEEQSGSSVLPRELADFPKKREQKSKDQKEIEQEKLPRVERELKKFGYDLFAGVPTTYTPVNNIPVPSNYIIGPGDVVKVQLYGKENNSYELAVERDGSIQFPELGPVNVAGLSYSELKEALTQKVSEQYIGVQSNISLGELRSIQVFVLGESFKPGAYTVSSLSTVMNALYASGGLTDIGSLRNIQLKRNGNLVTTIDLYDLLLKGDTSDDQRLRSGDVIYIPSAKKTASVAGEVVRPAIYELKNESTIGELIKLAGGLLPSAYKSDVRVERYSDSGQRTVVDVDLATASGKRTKIKSGDIAKVYPAVERKENVVELIGHVYRPGSFKWAEGLKLTDVIKSQVHLKPHANIDAVLILRQKNELGVVYPIKVSLREQWSSRAPFFLKPRDEVYVLSNMISQEQIEAYHEEKREQKIEGLTKDLEIAELQRAIGGENSVFVQEQNVLEKIKQNKKSAWLEKELGEDEQAEAELLELKQIKLELRNKEIIEIVEKLKQQSTNNERSQIVKVSGAVKFPDEYPLTKGMTPLDLIQLAGGLSESAYAIEAELTRQEFNSEGSIEINHLRIDLKSEFLGGTGVELTSFDELNVRITPDFREDVYVEVQGEVKFPGRYKIARGETLKQLMERVGGFSQFAHPKATVFSRKALREHEQKKLDELQVRIRQDIAISELEDANIGKSADVGTAQSLLDVLDTAEATGRLIVDMDSVLAGTSQDIILKDGDKLIVPSFRQEITVVGEVQVATSHLFNPNFDFEDYIERSGGEKETANSDAVYIVKADGSVILPNESSWLTHKSADIEPGDTIVVPLDTARVDNLELWSKVTQIVYQLALGAAAVNSF; from the coding sequence ATGATGAAGAATACACTTGGCTTGGTTATTGGAGCTTTTTCTCTTTTTTCTTTAAACATTAGTGCTGCAAATGAGATGTCTCAAGCTAAGCAGCTATGTGAAAACGCTACTGAGCAACAGCGACAGATGGCAAGAGCTGCAGGTTATGATGTGGACTCAATGTGTGCATCTTTGAAGCAGCAAGGCAGTGCGTCTTCTTCTGAGGAACAGTCAGGCTCGTCTGTTCTACCAAGAGAGCTTGCAGACTTCCCAAAGAAAAGAGAGCAGAAATCAAAAGACCAAAAAGAAATCGAACAAGAAAAGCTGCCAAGAGTTGAGCGCGAACTGAAAAAATTTGGTTATGATTTGTTTGCTGGAGTTCCAACTACTTATACCCCTGTCAACAATATTCCTGTTCCATCGAATTATATTATTGGTCCTGGTGATGTCGTTAAAGTGCAACTTTATGGCAAGGAAAATAACAGCTATGAGCTTGCCGTTGAACGTGATGGCTCTATTCAATTTCCTGAGTTAGGCCCAGTTAACGTTGCTGGCTTATCTTACTCTGAACTTAAAGAGGCGTTAACTCAGAAAGTTAGTGAGCAGTATATTGGCGTCCAATCTAACATTAGCTTAGGCGAGTTACGCTCTATCCAAGTTTTTGTTTTAGGTGAGTCTTTCAAGCCCGGTGCTTATACGGTCTCCTCACTCTCAACAGTGATGAATGCACTCTACGCTAGTGGCGGTCTTACCGATATTGGATCGCTAAGAAATATCCAGCTAAAACGAAATGGTAACCTTGTCACAACTATCGACCTTTACGATCTATTGCTCAAGGGTGACACTAGTGATGATCAGCGCCTTCGTTCAGGTGATGTCATTTATATCCCTTCAGCTAAGAAAACCGCTTCAGTCGCTGGAGAAGTAGTTCGACCGGCAATTTATGAGCTGAAAAATGAAAGTACTATTGGTGAGCTTATTAAGTTAGCAGGTGGCTTACTGCCTAGCGCTTATAAGAGCGACGTGAGAGTGGAGCGTTATAGTGACTCTGGTCAACGGACAGTTGTAGATGTTGATTTAGCAACAGCTTCAGGCAAAAGAACAAAGATTAAAAGTGGTGATATTGCGAAGGTGTATCCTGCGGTTGAGCGAAAAGAGAATGTTGTTGAATTAATAGGACATGTTTATCGTCCGGGCTCGTTTAAGTGGGCTGAAGGTCTTAAGTTAACTGATGTTATTAAAAGTCAGGTTCATCTTAAGCCCCACGCTAATATTGATGCTGTACTCATTTTAAGGCAAAAGAACGAACTTGGTGTTGTGTATCCGATAAAGGTTAGTTTAAGAGAACAGTGGTCTTCAAGGGCTCCATTCTTTCTTAAACCTCGCGATGAAGTTTATGTGTTAAGTAATATGATTTCTCAAGAACAAATAGAAGCATATCATGAAGAGAAGAGGGAGCAGAAGATCGAAGGACTAACTAAAGATCTAGAAATTGCCGAGTTACAAAGGGCAATAGGAGGAGAGAACAGTGTATTTGTGCAAGAGCAAAATGTACTAGAAAAGATAAAGCAAAATAAAAAATCTGCTTGGCTGGAAAAAGAGCTAGGTGAAGACGAGCAAGCTGAAGCGGAATTGTTAGAATTAAAGCAGATCAAGCTTGAGCTTAGAAACAAAGAAATTATAGAAATTGTAGAAAAGTTAAAGCAACAGTCAACAAATAATGAGCGCTCTCAGATTGTCAAGGTGAGTGGTGCTGTTAAATTTCCTGATGAGTACCCCTTAACAAAGGGTATGACTCCACTTGACCTTATTCAACTCGCTGGAGGGTTATCAGAATCTGCTTATGCGATAGAAGCCGAATTAACTCGTCAAGAATTTAATTCTGAAGGCTCAATTGAAATAAATCATCTAAGGATTGATCTGAAAAGTGAGTTTTTAGGTGGGACCGGTGTCGAGCTAACATCTTTTGATGAACTAAACGTTAGAATTACTCCAGACTTTAGAGAGGATGTCTATGTAGAAGTGCAAGGTGAGGTTAAGTTCCCTGGCCGTTATAAGATTGCTCGAGGTGAAACTTTGAAGCAGTTGATGGAGCGTGTAGGTGGCTTTAGCCAGTTTGCGCATCCAAAAGCGACTGTATTCTCTAGAAAGGCTTTACGGGAGCACGAGCAGAAAAAGCTTGATGAACTACAAGTTAGGATTCGACAAGATATTGCAATATCAGAGCTTGAAGATGCCAATATTGGAAAATCAGCCGACGTTGGCACAGCCCAATCACTTTTAGATGTACTTGATACAGCTGAAGCAACTGGTCGACTTATTGTTGATATGGACTCAGTGTTAGCAGGCACCTCACAAGACATAATATTGAAAGACGGTGATAAGCTGATAGTACCGAGCTTTAGGCAAGAGATTACCGTTGTTGGAGAGGTACAAGTAGCAACTTCGCATTTATTTAACCCTAATTTTGATTTTGAAGATTATATTGAGCGTAGTGGCGGTGAAAAAGAAACGGCGAATAGCGACGCGGTTTATATCGTAAAGGCTGACGGCTCAGTCATATTACCAAATGAGTCCTCGTGGCTAACTCATAAGTCAGCGGATATAGAGCCGGGTGATACTATAGTTGTGCCATTAGATACGGCTAGAGTCGATAACTTAGAGCTCTGGTCTAAAGTTACACAAATTGTATATCAACTAGCTCTAGGTGCTGCAGCGGTAAATAGCTTCTAA